A single genomic interval of Oryzias latipes chromosome 3, ASM223467v1 harbors:
- the LOC101160970 gene encoding protein phosphatase 1 regulatory subunit 3E has protein sequence MCAIEPPPPHGACSPSGLPHHKHLGSAVRALWRFMNTESVHPAAVMLPPKNCLPRNYSCIAGLFGSLTAANPRLEDGEELDVTNGSCEPSDSPVVDERPRGREIFLKPPQSPNLRRRCKSLPTPTERAKLEIVRQRSPTSQKKVRFADSLGLELISVKHFNDADDPEVPERILAKLHKGNLHWLYTKFPRAPSQPVLMELQFTNPGTLPGFEQKVREVKVLLESVEADEFSLSGFVRVLNMAFEKSVSLRYSLNNWITFMDSLATYVPNSSDGVTDKFCFKIVMPTYLDNGGALQFAIKYCVGGREFWDNNHGNNYKVRRHGLKMSPPREWENGWIHFI, from the coding sequence ATGTGTGCGATAGAGCCACCGCCACCTCACGGCGCCTGCTCCCCCTCCGGTCTCCCCCATCACAAACACCTTGGCTCTGCAGTGCGGGCGCTGTGGCGTTTCATGAACACGGAGTCCGTGCACCCCGCCGCGGTCATGCTGCCCCCAAAGAACTGCCTCCCGCGGAACTACAGCTGCATCGCAGGGCTGTTCGGGAGCTTGACGGCGGCCAACCCGAGGCTTGAAGATGGGGAGGAATTGGACGTGACGAACGGCTCGTGCGAGCCCAGCGATAGCCCGGTGGTGGACGAAAGACCGCGGGGCAGAGAAATCTTCCTGAAGCCCCCGCAGAGCCCCAACCTCCGCCGCAGGTGCAAATCGCTCCCGACACCCACAGAGAGGGCCAAGTTGGAGATCGTGCGCCAAAGAAGTCCGACCAGCCAGAAGAAGGTTCGTTTTGCAGACTCGCTGGGCCTGGAGCTCATATCGGTGAAGCATTTCAACGATGCAGATGACCCCGAGGTGCCCGAGCGCATCCTTGCTAAACTCCACAAGGGAAACCTGCACTGGTTGTACACGAAGTTCCCCCGCGCGCCCTCACAGCCCGTGTTGATGGAGCTGCAGTTCACAAACCCGGGCACGCTGCCGGGCTTTGAGCAGAAAGTCCGGGAGGTGAAAGTCCTGCTGGAGAGCGTGGAGGCAGACGAGTTCAGCCTCTCCGGGTTCGTGCGCGTCCTGAACATGGCTTTCGAAAAGAGCGTCTCTCTGAGGTACTCCCTAAATAACTGGATCACCTTCATGGACAGTTTGGCCACGTACGTCCCCAACTCTAGCGACGGCGTGACCGACAAGTTCTGCTTCAAGATTGTGATGCCAACCTACTTAGACAACGGAGGCGCGCTGCAGTTCGCTATCAAATACTGTGTAGGCGGACGGGAGTTTTGGGACAACAATCACGGGAACAACTACAAAGTCCGACGCCACGGCCTGAAAATGTCCCCACCACGGGAATGGGAAAACGGATGGATTCACTTTATCTGA
- the c3h16orf46 gene encoding uncharacterized protein C16orf46 homolog: MQIQPGDDQVEEMRADGQLSSEEDTAGLQTCKLTQRKYVDALLDISEEMNLRDQKPYEYYCYSGWEDAVCGWARAAPLSCILMSQKSHKDAEALIPSSVHQTPSREERSANVADLRDKSQAGLYGLKKTVILYPHAGEGTHPIDARKVLFLNAPQKNLNYFFAKKKLEEERILQKGSLRPHRWPSKCFVFEKRPAKPRRHNQRPQNTAIPIRNFPFLPAIEPPPVNQNVQCRGCRNLNVSEKHNFYDKMFVFDKNETTVARTDTVTKSELYNAALLPKDNSRQNDPYLFPALIGSFPKKYQVPVCQS, from the exons ATGCAGATCCAGCCAGGAGATGATCAGGTTGAGGAGATGAGAGCTGATGGACAGCTTTCATCAGAGGAGGACACAGCTGGGCTCCAGACATGCAAGTTGACTCAAAGGAAATATGTTGACGCCCTcctggacatcagtgaagagaTGAACCTAAGAGACCAAAAGCCATATGAGTATTACTGTTACTCTGGTTGGGAAGATGCT gtctGCGGCTGGGCCAGAGCTGCTCCTCTAAGCTGCATACTTATGAGCCAAAAAAGTCATAAGGATGCTGAAGCTCTTATCCCGTCATCTGTTCACCAAACACCCTCTAGAGAAGAACGCTCGGCCAATGTGGCAGATCTACGTGACAAGTCTCAAGCAGGACTGTATGGCTTAAAGAAAACTGTGATATTATACCCACATGCTGGTGAAGGAACTCACCCAATAGATGCaagaaaagtactttttttgaaTGCCCCtcagaaaaatctgaattatttctttgctaaaaaaaagctAGAAGAGGAAAGGATCCTTCAAAAGGGAAGTTTAAGGCCTCACCGCTGGCCCTCCAAATGCTTTGTCTTTGAGAAGAGGCCAGCTAAGCCTCGGCGGCACAACCAAAGACCCCAAAATACAGCTATTCCAATTAGAAACTTCCCATTTCTCCCCGCCATCGAAcctccacctgtcaatcaaaacgtTCAGTGTCGTGGTTGCAGAAACTTAAATGTATCagagaaacacaatttttatgacaaaatgtttgtgtttgataAGAATGAAACAACAGTGGCAAGAACAGACACTGTTACCAAGTCTGAACTTTACAATGCAGCCTTGTTACCAAAGGACAACTCAAGACAGAATGATCCTTATTTATTCCCTGCTTTAATTGGTTCCTTTCCAAAAAAGTATCAAGTACCTGTCTGTCAGTCTTGA